One region of Natronolimnobius baerhuensis genomic DNA includes:
- a CDS encoding translation initiation factor IF-6 has translation MQRLAFAGSAYVGVFARATDSCVLVRQDLDDDLVADLEDELEVPAIQTTVGGSSTVGALATGNENGLLVSSRVLEYERERLEDELGVPVAELPGNVNAAGNVVLANDYGAYAHPDLTREAIQIIKDTLEVPVERGDLAGVRTVGTAAVATNSGVLCHPKATDEELDFLEDALDVRADVGTVNYGAPLVGSGLLANESGYVVGEDTTGPELGRIEDALGYLE, from the coding sequence TTGCAACGACTCGCCTTCGCCGGGTCGGCCTACGTCGGTGTCTTCGCTCGCGCGACCGACTCGTGCGTGCTCGTCCGACAGGACCTCGATGACGACCTCGTTGCCGATCTGGAAGACGAACTCGAGGTGCCCGCCATCCAGACGACCGTCGGCGGTTCCTCGACGGTCGGCGCGTTAGCGACGGGCAACGAAAACGGCCTGCTCGTGAGCTCGCGCGTCCTCGAGTACGAACGCGAACGACTTGAGGACGAACTCGGCGTACCCGTCGCGGAACTACCGGGTAACGTCAACGCTGCCGGGAACGTCGTTCTCGCGAACGACTACGGCGCGTACGCCCACCCCGACCTGACGCGAGAGGCGATCCAGATCATCAAAGACACTCTCGAGGTTCCCGTCGAACGCGGCGACCTCGCCGGTGTTCGAACCGTCGGGACGGCCGCCGTCGCGACGAATTCCGGGGTGCTCTGCCATCCGAAGGCAACCGACGAGGAACTCGATTTCCTCGAGGATGCCCTCGACGTGCGAGCCGATGTCGGCACCGTCAACTACGGCGCGCCACTCGTCGGCTCCGGACTGCTCGCGAACGAATCCGGCTATGTCGTCGGCGAAGACACGACTGGACCGGAACTCGGCCGGATCGAAGACGCGCTCGGCTATCTCGAGTAA
- a CDS encoding ABC transporter ATP-binding protein, whose amino-acid sequence MTAIETTALTKQYGDVTAVDGLELTVREGEVFGFLGPNGAGKSTTINMLLDFVRPTSGSATVLGYDAQTEADQISERVGILPEGFDIYPRLTGRRHVEFAIETKHADDDPEELLERAGLDPDAWDRVAGGYSTGMRQRLAMAMALVGDPDLLIMDEPSSGLDPHGIRELQDLVRAEADRGTTVFFSSHILEHVDAVCDRIGVLTNGTLVAVDTIDGLRDSLGGDATVTLTLAGAPDTYLETAQSVAGITEVTPTARTLECAVAEPAAKAPLITALDQAGATIEDVQISDVSLESLFTQLTDETAGTESEKADADADNESDEQTPAESDAQTEPVQAEASE is encoded by the coding sequence ATGACAGCAATCGAAACGACCGCCCTGACGAAACAGTACGGCGACGTCACCGCCGTCGACGGCCTCGAGTTGACGGTCCGAGAGGGTGAGGTGTTCGGCTTTCTGGGCCCGAACGGGGCCGGCAAGTCGACGACGATCAACATGCTGCTCGATTTCGTCCGCCCGACGAGTGGCTCCGCGACAGTTCTCGGCTACGACGCCCAGACGGAGGCCGACCAGATCAGCGAGCGGGTCGGCATTCTCCCCGAAGGGTTCGATATCTACCCGCGGCTTACCGGCCGCCGACACGTCGAGTTCGCTATCGAGACGAAACACGCCGACGACGACCCCGAGGAACTCCTCGAGCGGGCTGGCCTCGACCCCGACGCGTGGGACCGCGTCGCTGGCGGGTACTCGACTGGTATGCGCCAGCGACTTGCGATGGCGATGGCGCTGGTCGGCGACCCTGACCTGCTGATTATGGACGAGCCCTCCTCCGGACTCGACCCCCACGGCATCCGCGAACTGCAAGACCTCGTCCGCGCGGAAGCCGACCGCGGCACGACCGTCTTCTTCTCGAGTCACATCTTAGAGCACGTCGACGCGGTCTGTGACCGAATCGGTGTCCTGACGAACGGCACCCTCGTTGCCGTCGATACCATCGACGGCCTCCGAGACTCACTCGGCGGTGATGCGACAGTGACACTGACGCTCGCTGGCGCTCCGGATACCTACCTCGAGACCGCCCAGTCGGTTGCGGGAATCACCGAGGTGACACCAACGGCACGGACCCTCGAGTGTGCCGTCGCGGAGCCAGCGGCGAAAGCGCCGCTGATCACCGCACTCGACCAGGCTGGCGCGACCATCGAGGACGTCCAGATTTCGGACGTCTCGCTCGAGTCGCTGTTCACGCAGTTGACTGACGAGACTGCTGGGACAGAGAGTGAGAAGGCTGACGCGGACGCCGACAATGAGAGCGACGAGCAGACGCCAGCGGAGTCAGACGCCCAGACGGAACCGGTGCAAGCGGAGGCGAGCGAGTAA
- the thpR gene encoding RNA 2',3'-cyclic phosphodiesterase: protein MSDRLFVSVDLPDDLADPVADLQAEFANAGGLTFTDPEQAHLTLKFLGDVDETQLPDLTRELAAAVADADISPFEARFGGLGVFPSLEYISVLWLGTETGGEELTRLHEALEERTMAMGFEPETHEFTPHVTLARMEHAGGKELVQELVTERDPTVGEMRVDEIRLTESTLTNEGPAYATVERFSLE from the coding sequence ATGAGCGATCGACTGTTCGTCAGCGTCGACCTGCCGGACGACCTCGCCGACCCAGTTGCCGACTTGCAAGCCGAGTTCGCGAATGCGGGCGGCCTCACGTTCACCGACCCCGAACAGGCCCACCTCACGCTGAAATTCCTCGGCGATGTGGACGAAACCCAACTCCCCGACCTCACACGCGAACTTGCCGCCGCGGTCGCTGACGCCGACATCTCCCCCTTCGAGGCCCGATTCGGCGGCCTGGGCGTCTTTCCAAGCCTCGAGTACATCAGCGTGCTCTGGCTCGGCACCGAAACCGGCGGTGAGGAACTGACGCGGCTTCACGAGGCACTCGAGGAGAGAACGATGGCGATGGGGTTCGAGCCTGAAACCCACGAGTTCACGCCACACGTCACCCTCGCGCGAATGGAACACGCTGGCGGCAAGGAACTGGTCCAAGAACTTGTCACCGAACGCGACCCGACCGTCGGCGAGATGCGCGTCGACGAAATTCGCCTAACCGAGAGCACCCTGACCAACGAAGGACCTGCATACGCGACGGTCGAACGGTTCTCGCTCGAGTAG
- a CDS encoding 50S ribosomal protein L39e → MGKKSKGKKKRLAKLENQNSRVPAWVMMKTDMEVQRNPKRRNWRRSSTDE, encoded by the coding sequence ATGGGTAAGAAATCGAAGGGCAAGAAGAAGCGACTTGCCAAACTCGAGAACCAGAACAGCCGCGTTCCGGCCTGGGTCATGATGAAGACTGACATGGAAGTCCAGCGGAACCCGAAACGACGCAACTGGCGACGTAGCAGCACTGACGAGTAA
- a CDS encoding hydroxysqualene dehydroxylase: MTDVAVIGGGIGGLTAAHELAERGIDVTVFEANDRFGGKARSMPVADGPSPLHGEHGFRFFPAFYRHVIDTMARIPDTEGTVADNLVETEATLIASATESETVAETSTPTSIQGWLEALRPAFAEDLPPEDVRFLLERLLYLLTACEERRENELDDISWWEFIDAEHRSQAFRDRLAYATQALVALRPQVGSARTIGTIYLQLLFGRLDLTQPTEQVLNAPTNEAWIDPWLTALETLGVALRPDTPVARLEADGRDVSGLVLETGERVTADEYVLAVPVEVAPEFVEPSLTRIAPELGRIDRLETAWMNGIQFYLTDDVALSRGHQVYTDSPWALTSISQRQFWSGYDLESRGPEAVEGVLSVIASDWETPGTVVEKPARSCTREEIATEIWAQLKQHLNSHSDSASAARLTDDMLVDWFLDPAIVETDDGVTNRSPLLINTVGALQNRPPADVGVRNLTLASDYVRTNSDLASMESANEAGRRAANAILKRQGYRGALASVWELEEPAVFEPFKRQDRIRYRLGLPHPASVTQSLRTMTRGLTAGPRGR, translated from the coding sequence ATGACTGACGTTGCCGTCATCGGCGGCGGAATCGGCGGCCTCACCGCGGCCCATGAACTCGCTGAGCGCGGGATCGACGTGACCGTCTTCGAGGCCAACGACCGCTTCGGCGGGAAAGCACGCTCGATGCCCGTTGCGGACGGACCCTCCCCACTGCACGGCGAACACGGTTTTCGCTTCTTTCCAGCGTTCTACCGTCACGTCATCGATACGATGGCCCGCATTCCGGACACCGAGGGCACCGTCGCGGACAATCTCGTCGAAACCGAAGCGACGCTGATCGCGAGCGCAACGGAGTCCGAGACAGTCGCCGAGACGTCCACTCCAACCTCGATCCAGGGCTGGCTCGAGGCACTCCGGCCGGCCTTTGCCGAGGACCTGCCGCCCGAGGACGTGCGCTTTCTACTCGAGCGATTGCTCTACCTGTTGACCGCCTGTGAGGAGCGCCGCGAAAACGAACTCGACGACATCTCCTGGTGGGAATTTATCGACGCCGAGCACCGCTCGCAGGCGTTTCGGGACCGACTCGCATACGCCACGCAGGCGCTCGTTGCACTTCGCCCACAGGTCGGTAGCGCCCGGACAATTGGAACGATCTACCTGCAGTTGCTGTTTGGCCGACTCGATCTGACGCAGCCGACCGAACAGGTGTTGAACGCGCCGACAAACGAGGCCTGGATCGACCCCTGGCTCACCGCCCTCGAGACCCTCGGCGTCGCTCTTCGGCCGGATACGCCGGTCGCGCGACTCGAGGCGGATGGGAGAGATGTCTCTGGGCTCGTGTTGGAAACCGGCGAACGCGTCACGGCCGACGAGTACGTTCTCGCAGTGCCGGTCGAGGTTGCTCCCGAGTTCGTCGAGCCGTCTCTCACCCGGATCGCGCCCGAACTCGGCCGAATCGACCGCCTCGAGACAGCCTGGATGAACGGGATTCAGTTCTACCTGACCGACGATGTCGCGCTGTCTCGCGGCCATCAAGTCTACACCGACTCGCCGTGGGCGCTCACCTCGATTTCCCAGCGTCAGTTCTGGAGCGGCTACGATCTCGAGAGCCGCGGCCCCGAGGCTGTCGAGGGCGTCCTCTCGGTGATCGCCTCGGATTGGGAAACGCCGGGGACCGTCGTCGAAAAGCCGGCAAGATCGTGTACGCGGGAGGAGATCGCGACGGAGATCTGGGCGCAGTTGAAACAGCACCTAAACAGCCACAGTGACTCTGCAAGCGCGGCGAGACTCACCGACGACATGCTCGTCGACTGGTTTCTCGACCCGGCTATCGTCGAAACCGACGACGGCGTCACAAATCGTTCACCCCTGTTGATCAACACCGTCGGCGCGCTCCAGAATCGCCCGCCTGCAGACGTTGGTGTGCGAAATCTCACGCTCGCGAGCGACTACGTGCGGACGAACTCCGATCTGGCGTCGATGGAGTCAGCGAACGAAGCCGGTCGCCGCGCGGCGAACGCCATCCTCAAGCGACAAGGGTATCGCGGCGCTCTTGCATCGGTCTGGGAACTCGAGGAGCCAGCAGTGTTCGAACCGTTCAAGCGCCAAGATCGGATTCGCTACCGACTCGGGTTGCCACATCCCGCATCGGTGACGCAGTCGCTTCGGACAATGACAAGAGGACTCACCGCGGGGCCTCGAGGGCGGTGA
- a CDS encoding aminotransferase class V-fold PLP-dependent enzyme produces the protein MSQQNLESLDVEAIREEFPILEREFDGQQVVYLDNAATTQTPDPVVDAMSEYYRRYNSNVHRGIHHLSQEASIAYEKAHDRVADFINADGREEVIFTKNTTESENLVAYSWGLNELEAGDRVVLTEMEHHASLVTWQQVAKQTGADVEYIRVDEEGRLDMDHARELIDDDAALVSAVHVSNTLGTVNPVSELTDLAHEHGALSFIDGAQAVPNRPVDVAEIDADFYAFSGHKMAGPTGIGVLYGKQELLEEMQPYLYGGGMIRKVTFEDSTWGDLPWKFEPGTPPIAEAVGLVAAIDWLEEIGMERIQAHEEEIARYAYEQLEAEGDVEIYGPEPGPDRGGLVSFNVEGVHAHDLASIMNDHTVAVRAGDHCTQPLHDKLGVPASTRASFYVYNTREEVDKLVAALDDARQLFA, from the coding sequence ATGAGTCAGCAGAATCTCGAGTCGCTCGACGTCGAGGCCATCCGCGAGGAGTTTCCCATCCTCGAGCGGGAGTTCGACGGCCAGCAGGTCGTCTACCTCGATAATGCGGCGACGACCCAGACGCCGGATCCGGTCGTCGACGCGATGAGCGAGTACTACCGCCGGTACAACTCGAACGTCCACCGGGGCATCCACCATCTGAGCCAAGAGGCCTCAATTGCCTACGAGAAGGCCCACGACCGCGTCGCCGACTTTATCAACGCCGACGGCCGCGAGGAGGTAATCTTCACGAAGAACACGACCGAAAGCGAGAATCTGGTCGCATACTCGTGGGGTCTGAACGAACTCGAGGCCGGCGACCGCGTCGTGCTGACGGAGATGGAACACCACGCCTCACTCGTAACGTGGCAACAGGTCGCCAAGCAGACGGGTGCCGACGTGGAGTATATCCGCGTCGACGAGGAGGGGCGACTCGATATGGACCACGCCCGCGAACTGATCGACGACGACGCCGCGCTCGTCTCGGCGGTCCACGTCTCGAACACGCTCGGTACGGTCAACCCGGTCTCCGAACTGACCGACCTCGCGCACGAACACGGTGCACTCTCGTTTATCGACGGCGCACAGGCCGTCCCGAACCGCCCCGTCGACGTCGCCGAGATCGACGCCGACTTCTACGCCTTTTCGGGCCACAAGATGGCTGGCCCCACCGGAATCGGCGTCCTCTACGGCAAACAGGAGCTGCTCGAGGAGATGCAGCCCTATCTCTACGGCGGCGGCATGATCCGCAAGGTCACCTTCGAGGACTCAACGTGGGGGGACCTCCCCTGGAAGTTCGAACCTGGGACGCCGCCAATCGCCGAAGCCGTCGGTCTCGTCGCCGCCATTGACTGGCTCGAGGAGATCGGGATGGAGCGCATTCAGGCCCACGAGGAGGAGATCGCCCGCTACGCCTACGAGCAACTCGAGGCGGAAGGCGACGTGGAGATCTACGGCCCCGAACCCGGCCCCGACCGCGGCGGCCTCGTCAGTTTCAACGTCGAGGGCGTCCACGCCCACGATCTGGCCTCGATTATGAACGACCACACGGTCGCAGTGCGAGCGGGCGATCACTGTACCCAGCCGCTACACGACAAACTGGGCGTTCCGGCCTCGACTCGAGCGTCCTTTTACGTCTACAACACGCGCGAGGAAGTCGACAAGCTGGTTGCAGCATTGGACGACGCGCGACAGTTGTTTGCGTAG
- a CDS encoding DUF424 domain-containing protein, translated as MIVNERETQEGLLVAVCDSDVVGETYEADDLSLTVTEEFYGGDEVDETAVVESLARADVANIVGTRAVELAIEEGFVDEANVLEVGETLHAQLLRLY; from the coding sequence ATGATCGTCAACGAACGAGAAACTCAGGAGGGGCTGCTCGTCGCGGTCTGTGATAGCGACGTCGTCGGCGAGACGTACGAAGCCGACGACCTCTCGCTGACCGTCACCGAGGAGTTCTACGGCGGCGACGAGGTCGACGAGACGGCGGTCGTCGAGAGCTTAGCGCGGGCCGACGTGGCCAACATCGTCGGCACCCGCGCGGTCGAACTCGCCATCGAGGAAGGCTTCGTCGACGAAGCGAACGTCCTCGAGGTCGGCGAGACCCTGCACGCGCAGTTGTTGCGGCTGTACTGA
- a CDS encoding 50S ribosomal protein L31e: MSASDFEERVVTVPLRDVKKGANHEAADLAMRLIREHLAQHFSVDEDAIRLDPSINEAIWSKGRANPPRKLRVRAARFDEEGEAVVEAEVAD, from the coding sequence ATGAGTGCAAGTGATTTCGAGGAACGCGTCGTTACCGTTCCGCTGCGAGACGTCAAGAAGGGAGCAAATCACGAGGCCGCGGATCTCGCCATGCGACTCATCCGCGAGCACCTCGCGCAACACTTCTCCGTCGACGAAGACGCCATCCGCCTCGATCCCTCGATCAACGAGGCAATCTGGTCGAAGGGGCGTGCGAACCCGCCGCGTAAGCTTCGGGTCCGTGCCGCTCGCTTCGACGAGGAAGGCGAGGCCGTCGTCGAGGCCGAGGTCGCCGACTAA
- a CDS encoding ABC transporter permease subunit, whose translation MVSHIATVARKDFDDASRSKLLWALIGLLVGMVVIGYAAIWYVVDDASASEVLGFLGFPLQTLVPIAALITGYMAVVGERRSGSIKLLLGLPPNRADVVFGKLLGRATVIGTAIALAFVTALVLSSIFFGAVPLFALVEFGLLTLLFGVAFVGFAVGVSAAVATRGKSMAIVVGSYMLFVALWELVTAGPYRLLYGEGPGTEPATWYLVLEQLNPLTAYTTLATEIVEGTIPPFTFQYGLESFEASQMTPAERYAGEAPFYLQEWFGIVVLLGWLLVPALIGYYRFSRADL comes from the coding sequence ATGGTCTCACACATCGCTACCGTCGCCCGCAAGGACTTCGACGATGCCAGTCGCTCGAAACTCCTCTGGGCGCTGATCGGCTTGCTCGTTGGGATGGTCGTCATCGGCTACGCGGCCATCTGGTACGTCGTCGACGATGCGAGCGCGTCCGAGGTGCTTGGCTTCCTCGGCTTTCCGCTCCAGACGCTCGTCCCGATTGCCGCGCTCATTACGGGCTACATGGCCGTCGTCGGCGAACGACGGTCGGGCAGCATCAAACTCCTGCTCGGGCTGCCGCCGAATCGAGCCGATGTCGTCTTCGGCAAACTCCTCGGTCGAGCGACCGTCATCGGGACAGCAATCGCACTCGCGTTCGTCACCGCGCTCGTGTTGAGTTCGATCTTCTTCGGCGCGGTTCCGCTGTTCGCGCTGGTCGAGTTCGGCCTCCTGACGCTGCTGTTCGGCGTCGCCTTCGTCGGCTTCGCCGTTGGCGTTTCCGCGGCCGTTGCGACTCGAGGCAAGTCCATGGCCATCGTCGTCGGCAGCTACATGCTGTTCGTCGCCCTCTGGGAACTCGTCACCGCCGGCCCCTATCGCCTGCTCTACGGTGAGGGTCCCGGAACGGAGCCGGCGACGTGGTATCTCGTCCTCGAGCAACTGAACCCGCTGACGGCCTACACGACGCTTGCAACCGAGATCGTCGAGGGCACAATCCCGCCGTTTACCTTCCAGTACGGCCTCGAGAGCTTCGAAGCCTCCCAGATGACACCTGCCGAACGCTACGCTGGCGAGGCACCGTTTTACTTACAAGAATGGTTCGGCATCGTCGTCCTGCTCGGCTGGTTGCTCGTGCCCGCGCTGATTGGCTACTATCGGTTCAGCAGAGCAGATCTGTAA
- a CDS encoding tetratricopeptide repeat protein, with product MTDREDDSHEFSEGDGFDELYDEFDLDPPELGVDPGKVDPVDSRVVSDTLDAENIGSDEVDATELLDVGLNYMQINRYEQATDAFDRTAQFAEDDRLEQEAWVNKGVAHAELEEYDAAIGAYREALRIDGDSDHAATAETNLAYALWEFGETSEALEHAERAVEIDERFAEGWFNRAFFLSERGLSEEALHCIDNAVRLGLRNAKVLEEKAEILEELGEYDEAEEIADEANEMRERAEQRVMEERQEMQGQNVGGAGTQQDQQSNTQPRHTPEDPSVDVTDPGPAPKDDDREWELE from the coding sequence ATGACTGACCGCGAGGACGATAGCCACGAGTTCTCCGAAGGGGACGGGTTTGACGAACTCTACGACGAGTTCGATCTCGACCCACCCGAACTGGGCGTCGATCCCGGAAAGGTCGACCCTGTCGACTCCCGCGTCGTCTCCGATACGCTCGACGCAGAGAACATCGGGAGCGACGAAGTCGACGCCACGGAACTGCTCGACGTCGGGCTGAACTACATGCAGATCAACCGCTACGAGCAAGCCACTGACGCCTTCGACCGAACCGCCCAGTTCGCCGAGGACGACCGCCTCGAACAGGAGGCGTGGGTCAACAAAGGCGTTGCTCACGCCGAACTCGAGGAGTACGACGCGGCAATCGGAGCCTACCGCGAGGCGCTCCGGATCGACGGCGACAGCGACCACGCCGCGACGGCAGAGACGAACCTCGCGTACGCGCTCTGGGAGTTCGGCGAGACATCCGAGGCCTTAGAGCACGCCGAACGCGCCGTCGAGATCGACGAGCGCTTCGCCGAAGGCTGGTTCAATCGGGCCTTCTTCCTCTCGGAGCGCGGCCTCTCCGAGGAGGCGCTGCACTGCATTGATAACGCGGTTCGGCTGGGGCTTCGAAACGCCAAAGTGCTCGAGGAGAAAGCAGAAATTCTCGAGGAGCTGGGCGAGTACGACGAGGCCGAAGAGATTGCCGACGAGGCAAACGAAATGCGTGAACGCGCCGAACAGCGTGTCATGGAAGAGCGCCAAGAAATGCAGGGCCAGAACGTCGGCGGGGCGGGCACACAGCAGGACCAACAGTCCAACACCCAGCCGCGACACACCCCAGAGGATCCAAGCGTCGACGTGACCGATCCGGGTCCCGCACCGAAAGACGACGACCGCGAGTGGGAACTCGAGTAG
- a CDS encoding ICP22 family protein: MPLELPGPVEQLRQDEYTGENRCVPCTAVNLIIAVVIALAVGVAFVPAGAVVFGLSLATIYLRGYLVPGTPTLTKRYFPDWLLAKFDKEPLTFEEAAALEREENAVLGDEGGAALDNEGTATLEDDESDTAAETTPAETATASASETDAEQVTSETAGETDTATEPEPPEHVDPEQLFLEHEILVPCVGPAEGGGADGDENDAVGDPDELDEEADLCLTSDIETAWQAEIDALRDGDREVQLAEFLETDPEAVELETSRYAVARVNGRLAARWESEAAVLADIAAKRVLAERLPEWDRLTIQQCSQLANGLRAFIETCPTCESDISLDEETVESCCRSRQVYAITCNDCDVRILEVSQ, from the coding sequence ATGCCACTCGAGCTTCCAGGACCGGTCGAGCAACTCCGGCAGGACGAATATACCGGCGAAAATCGGTGTGTCCCCTGTACCGCAGTGAACCTCATCATCGCCGTTGTGATCGCACTCGCCGTCGGCGTCGCGTTCGTTCCCGCCGGCGCGGTCGTTTTCGGACTGTCACTCGCGACGATCTATCTCCGGGGCTATCTCGTCCCCGGCACGCCGACGCTGACGAAACGGTACTTCCCCGACTGGCTGCTCGCAAAGTTCGACAAAGAGCCGCTCACGTTCGAGGAGGCCGCTGCACTCGAGCGGGAAGAAAACGCTGTGCTCGGAGATGAGGGCGGTGCTGCACTCGACAATGAGGGGACAGCCACGCTCGAGGACGACGAGTCCGACACCGCCGCCGAAACGACTCCCGCTGAGACAGCGACAGCGTCAGCGTCGGAGACAGATGCCGAACAGGTCACGTCCGAGACGGCCGGTGAAACGGACACTGCCACGGAACCAGAGCCACCCGAACACGTCGATCCGGAACAGCTGTTTCTCGAGCACGAGATTCTCGTTCCCTGTGTTGGGCCAGCCGAGGGAGGTGGCGCGGACGGAGACGAAAACGATGCAGTCGGCGACCCCGACGAACTGGACGAGGAAGCGGACCTCTGTCTCACATCCGACATCGAGACGGCGTGGCAGGCCGAAATCGACGCCCTCCGCGATGGCGACCGCGAGGTACAACTCGCGGAGTTCCTCGAGACTGATCCCGAGGCCGTCGAACTCGAGACCAGCCGCTACGCGGTCGCACGGGTCAACGGACGACTCGCGGCACGCTGGGAATCCGAGGCCGCGGTGCTCGCAGACATCGCCGCCAAGCGCGTCCTCGCCGAGCGCCTGCCCGAGTGGGACCGGCTGACGATTCAACAGTGCAGCCAGCTTGCAAACGGTCTACGAGCGTTTATCGAGACGTGTCCGACCTGCGAGAGCGACATCTCGCTGGACGAAGAGACCGTCGAATCCTGCTGTCGGTCCCGACAGGTGTACGCGATTACCTGTAACGACTGCGACGTACGGATTCTCGAGGTTTCGCAATAG
- a CDS encoding HD domain-containing protein: MLEAVRTRARPYFEDAPPAHDWHHVERVETLAKTLIDRHPDPVDERIVQLAVLLHDIGREREDRGEIADHAQWGAREAEPILEDVGVDADTIEAVSHCIRTHRYSNALEPETLEAKLVSDADNLDALGAVGIARVFAHGGAHGSAMFDPETPLAADETTAGKTQYNHIHRKILELPERMYTDAGAELAETRVQFVREYLEQFDHEIHGER, encoded by the coding sequence ATGCTCGAGGCAGTTCGAACCCGCGCGCGGCCGTACTTCGAAGACGCGCCACCGGCACACGACTGGCACCACGTCGAGCGAGTCGAAACACTCGCAAAGACGCTCATCGACCGCCACCCGGATCCAGTCGACGAACGAATTGTTCAACTCGCGGTCCTACTCCACGATATCGGTCGGGAGCGTGAGGATCGTGGTGAGATCGCAGATCACGCCCAGTGGGGCGCTCGAGAAGCCGAACCCATTCTCGAGGACGTCGGAGTTGACGCGGACACAATCGAGGCTGTCAGCCACTGTATCCGAACCCATCGATACTCGAACGCACTCGAACCGGAAACGCTCGAGGCAAAACTCGTCTCGGATGCGGACAATCTTGACGCGCTCGGGGCGGTCGGTATCGCGCGTGTGTTCGCCCACGGTGGTGCACATGGCTCTGCAATGTTCGATCCGGAGACGCCGCTTGCTGCGGATGAGACGACCGCGGGCAAGACCCAGTACAACCACATCCACAGGAAAATCCTCGAGTTGCCAGAGCGGATGTACACCGACGCTGGTGCAGAACTCGCCGAGACGCGCGTCCAGTTCGTCCGCGAGTATCTCGAGCAGTTCGACCATGAGATCCACGGCGAGCGATAG